The proteins below are encoded in one region of Triticum aestivum cultivar Chinese Spring chromosome 1B, IWGSC CS RefSeq v2.1, whole genome shotgun sequence:
- the LOC123109447 gene encoding uncharacterized protein isoform X7, producing MPSASASASSRQGCGMWDVCPSATTGRTRWQRASPRAREEMTLQLKGASLPEGLIVVASNFNMSCLKITGGGAY from the exons ATGCCGtctgcgtcggcgtcggcgtcgagcCGTCAAG GGTGCGGGATGTGGGATGTCTGCCCATCCGCAACTACTGGAAGAACACGCTGGCAGCGAGCGTCTCCAAGAGCAAGGGAGGAGATGACGTTGCAGCTCAAGGGGGCCTCACTACCTGAAG GCCTGATAGTAGTTGCTTCAAATTTTAATATGAGTTGCCTGAAAATCACTG GTGGAGGCGCGTATTAG
- the LOC123109447 gene encoding uncharacterized protein isoform X4, translated as MPSASASASSRQGCGMWDVCPSATTGRTRWQRASPRAREEMTLQLKGASLPEGLIVVASNFNMSCLKITDKAPRRKLLINGHCHVGVGGLRQRLPL; from the exons ATGCCGtctgcgtcggcgtcggcgtcgagcCGTCAAG GGTGCGGGATGTGGGATGTCTGCCCATCCGCAACTACTGGAAGAACACGCTGGCAGCGAGCGTCTCCAAGAGCAAGGGAGGAGATGACGTTGCAGCTCAAGGGGGCCTCACTACCTGAAG GCCTGATAGTAGTTGCTTCAAATTTTAATATGAGTTGCCTGAAAATCACTG ACAAGGCACCACGCAGGAAGCTTCTCATTAACGGGCACTGCCATGTGGGTGTTGGAGGTCTGCGGCAACGCCTTCCGCTATAG
- the LOC123109447 gene encoding uncharacterized protein isoform X3 — MPSASASASSRQGCGMWDVCPSATTGRTRWQRASPRAREEMTLQLKGASLPEGLIVVASNFNMSCLKITGSFSLTGTAMWVLEVCGNAFRYSAGENI; from the exons ATGCCGtctgcgtcggcgtcggcgtcgagcCGTCAAG GGTGCGGGATGTGGGATGTCTGCCCATCCGCAACTACTGGAAGAACACGCTGGCAGCGAGCGTCTCCAAGAGCAAGGGAGGAGATGACGTTGCAGCTCAAGGGGGCCTCACTACCTGAAG GCCTGATAGTAGTTGCTTCAAATTTTAATATGAGTTGCCTGAAAATCACTG GAAGCTTCTCATTAACGGGCACTGCCATGTGGGTGTTGGAGGTCTGCGGCAACGCCTTCCGCTATAGTGCTGGCGAGAACATATAA
- the LOC123109447 gene encoding uncharacterized protein isoform X5 has protein sequence MPSASASASSRQGCGMWDVCPSATTGRTRWQRASPRAREEMTLQLKGASLPEGLIVVASNFNMSCLKITVPPIIISDSDSIAATSSISLPGGGAY, from the exons ATGCCGtctgcgtcggcgtcggcgtcgagcCGTCAAG GGTGCGGGATGTGGGATGTCTGCCCATCCGCAACTACTGGAAGAACACGCTGGCAGCGAGCGTCTCCAAGAGCAAGGGAGGAGATGACGTTGCAGCTCAAGGGGGCCTCACTACCTGAAG GCCTGATAGTAGTTGCTTCAAATTTTAATATGAGTTGCCTGAAAATCACTG TTCCCCCCATCATCATATCTGATTCGGACTCCATCGCTGCTACCTCATCAATCTCTCTCCCAGGTGGAGGCGCGTATTAG
- the LOC123109447 gene encoding uncharacterized protein isoform X1, whose protein sequence is MPSASASASSRQGCGMWDVCPSATTGRTRWQRASPRAREEMTLQLKGASLPEGLIVVASNFNMSCLKITGGSAPVHRTLWWCIQRWRPWYDIVATVAGTTKVDMWRSRGSTPARALAWRLHPLPAAALKVATPLLSALSAIMAAPSHAVLDAIFSNSKSLHFFGICWD, encoded by the exons ATGCCGtctgcgtcggcgtcggcgtcgagcCGTCAAG GGTGCGGGATGTGGGATGTCTGCCCATCCGCAACTACTGGAAGAACACGCTGGCAGCGAGCGTCTCCAAGAGCAAGGGAGGAGATGACGTTGCAGCTCAAGGGGGCCTCACTACCTGAAG GCCTGATAGTAGTTGCTTCAAATTTTAATATGAGTTGCCTGAAAATCACTG GCGGATCTGCCCCGGTGCACCGCACGCTGTGGTGGTGCATACAGCGCTGGCGGCCATGGTATGATATAGTGGCAACCGTGGCCGGCACGACAAAGGTGGATATGTGGAGGAGCCGTGGAAGCACCCCTGCGCGCGCCCTCGCGTGGCGGCTCCACCCGCTGCCTGCTGCTGCCTTGAAAGTTGCAACGCCGCTGCTCTCTGCACTTTCAGCAATCATGGCAGCCCCAAGCCATGCTGTTCTCGATGCCATATTTTCTAATTCGAAATCTTTGCATTTTTTTGGTATTTGCTGGGATTGA
- the LOC123109447 gene encoding uncharacterized protein isoform X2 produces the protein MPSASASASSRQGCGMWDVCPSATTGRTRWQRASPRAREEMTLQLKGASLPEGGSAPVHRTLWWCIQRWRPWYDIVATVAGTTKVDMWRSRGSTPARALAWRLHPLPAAALKVATPLLSALSAIMAAPSHAVLDAIFSNSKSLHFFGICWD, from the exons ATGCCGtctgcgtcggcgtcggcgtcgagcCGTCAAG GGTGCGGGATGTGGGATGTCTGCCCATCCGCAACTACTGGAAGAACACGCTGGCAGCGAGCGTCTCCAAGAGCAAGGGAGGAGATGACGTTGCAGCTCAAGGGGGCCTCACTACCTGAAG GCGGATCTGCCCCGGTGCACCGCACGCTGTGGTGGTGCATACAGCGCTGGCGGCCATGGTATGATATAGTGGCAACCGTGGCCGGCACGACAAAGGTGGATATGTGGAGGAGCCGTGGAAGCACCCCTGCGCGCGCCCTCGCGTGGCGGCTCCACCCGCTGCCTGCTGCTGCCTTGAAAGTTGCAACGCCGCTGCTCTCTGCACTTTCAGCAATCATGGCAGCCCCAAGCCATGCTGTTCTCGATGCCATATTTTCTAATTCGAAATCTTTGCATTTTTTTGGTATTTGCTGGGATTGA
- the LOC123109447 gene encoding uncharacterized protein isoform X6: protein MPSASASASSRQGCGMWDVCPSATTGRTRWQRASPRAREEMTLQLKGASLPEGLIVVASNFNMSCLKITASRLKNQWKELTRERKAIK from the exons ATGCCGtctgcgtcggcgtcggcgtcgagcCGTCAAG GGTGCGGGATGTGGGATGTCTGCCCATCCGCAACTACTGGAAGAACACGCTGGCAGCGAGCGTCTCCAAGAGCAAGGGAGGAGATGACGTTGCAGCTCAAGGGGGCCTCACTACCTGAAG GCCTGATAGTAGTTGCTTCAAATTTTAATATGAGTTGCCTGAAAATCACTG CAAGCCGTCTCAAGAATCAATGGAAGGAATTAACGAGGGAGAGAAAAGCGATAAAATAA
- the LOC123109431 gene encoding uncharacterized protein, with protein MAPIHVSSSEVILLDDSDDEELLGMNIADVTSLDDLDFSDDGPGNKKTCAVDNTSFQDAAVDVDNYSTKSNGLAFLDHDGHRCEKADDVVVISSSGDEESAADNGATDSNSGKLFVSVDSNSISKKKRGPRPQYNYWPFNDECQIIDVDGMLRRKKKYKGGDVPVPALIQKLKKGPSPIIYRGELSVSRVRGKRRHLTNKFREAVKMGDNYKPLNMRDQDLYDRSIAAWPHIIEEEASTMHDHE; from the exons ATGGCGCCTATTCACGTCTCCTCCTCGGAGGTCATCCTCCtggacgacagcgacgacgaggagctgcTTGGTATGAACATCGCTGACGTGACCTCGCTTGACGACCTTGACTTCTCCGACGACGGCCCCGGCAACAAGAAGACATGTGCT GTGGACAATACCTCCTTTCAAGATGCTGCTGTCGACGTCGACAATTACTCCACCAAATCCAACGGCCTTGCCTTCTTAGACCACGACGGGCACAGATGCGAA aAGGCCGACGACGTTGTTGTTATCTCCTCCTCCGGCGATGAGGAGTCAGCTGCTGACAACGGCGCCACGGACTCCAATAGTGGCAAATTGTTTGTCTCCGTCGACTCAAATTCAATAAGCAAGAAGAAGCGGGGGCCAAGGCCCCAGTACAACTACTGGCCCTTCAACGACGAGTGCCAAATAATTGATGTCGATGGGATGCTCCGAAGGAAGAAGAAATACAAAGGCGGGGACGTACCGGTGCCGGCGCTCATACAGAAGTTAAAAAAGGGCCCGTCACCCATCATCTACCGTGGTGAACTTAGTGTGTCCCGTGTTCGCGGGAAACGGAGACATTTGACGAATAAGTTTCGTGAGGCGGTAAAGATGGGCGACAACTACAAACCACTCAACATGCGTGATCAAGACCTCTACGACCGTTCCATTGCGGCGTGGCCACATATCATTGAAGAAGAAGCTAGTACCATGCACGATCACGAATAA
- the LOC123109579 gene encoding uncharacterized protein has translation MAPIHVSSSEVILLDDSDDEELLVMNIADVTSLDDLDFSNDGPGNKKTCAVDNTSSQDAAVDVDNYSTKSNGLAFLDHDGHRCEKADDVVVISSSGDEESAADNGATDSNSGKSFVSVDSNSISKKKRGPRPQYNYWHFNDECQIIDADGMLRRKKKYKGGDVPVPALIQKLKKGPSPIIYRGELSVSRVRGKRRHLMNKFREAVKMGDNYKPLNMRDQDLYDRSIAAWPHIIEEEASTMHDHE, from the exons ATGGCGCCTATTCACGTCTCCTCCTCGGAGGTCATCCTCCtggacgacagcgacgacgaggagctgcTTGTTATGAACATCGCTGACGTGACCTCGCTTGACGACCTTGACTTCTCCAACGACGGCCCCGGCAACAAGAAGACATGTGCT GTGGACAATACCTCCTCTCAAGATGCTGCTGTCGACGTCGACAATTACTCCACCAAATCCAACGGCCTTGCCTTCTTAGACCACGACGGGCACAGATGCGAA AAGGCCGACGACGTTGTTGTTATCTCCTCCTCCGGCGATGAGGAGTCAGCTGCTGACAACGGCGCCACGGACTCCAATAGTGGCAAATCGTTTGTCTCCGTCGACTCAAATTCAATAAGCAAGAAGAAGCGGGGGCCAAGGCCCCAGTACAACTACTGGCACTTCAACGACGAGTGCCAAATAATTGATGCCGATGGGATGCTCCGAAGGAAGAAGAAATACAAAGGCGGGGACGTACCGGTGCCGGCGCTCATACAGAAGTTAAAAAAGGGCCCGTCACCCATCATCTACCGTGGTGAACTTAGTGTATCCCGTGTTCGCGGGAAACGGAGACATTTGATGAATAAGTTTCGTGAGGCGGTAAAGATGGGCGACAACTACAAACCACTCAACATGCGTGATCAAGACCTCTACGACCGTTCCATTGCGGCGTGGCCACATATCATTGAAGAAGAAGCTAGTACCATGCACGATCACGAATAA